The following proteins are co-located in the Leptospira sp. GIMC2001 genome:
- the cutA gene encoding divalent-cation tolerance protein CutA, with protein MKEYIVYTAINDRDWADEFVSTLLEQKLIASATFFPDVEVMYMWDGHLTVDKEFKLMMKTYEDKIPAIEEMIASKHPYIAPEIIAIEASFGSAEFRLKVTDKINKNQ; from the coding sequence ATGAAAGAATATATCGTATACACAGCGATTAACGATCGCGATTGGGCAGATGAGTTTGTATCAACTCTTCTAGAACAAAAACTCATAGCGAGTGCTACTTTTTTCCCTGACGTAGAAGTCATGTATATGTGGGATGGACATCTCACAGTTGATAAAGAATTCAAGCTCATGATGAAAACTTATGAAGACAAAATTCCAGCAATTGAAGAAATGATTGCGAGCAAACATCCTTATATTGCACCAGAAATCATTGCTATAGAAGCAAGTTTCGGATCGGCAGAATTTCGCCTCAAAGTTACGGATAAAATCAATAAAAATCAGTAG
- a CDS encoding DUF5329 family protein translates to MNSIRSLKLWIVSALLVMIPILGYNSYAQVQSEFDQDLQTLLNNLENCNCIYIRNGSEYTALQARQHMELKMKSSRGMISTIPNFIKHIATKSSMTGIPYLIKFKDGKTIESSVWLTDQWEILKKSKLNNQ, encoded by the coding sequence GTGAACTCGATCAGAAGCTTAAAATTATGGATTGTCTCTGCATTATTGGTAATGATACCAATACTTGGATACAATTCGTACGCACAAGTACAATCTGAATTTGATCAAGACTTACAGACATTGCTAAATAATTTAGAGAATTGCAATTGTATCTATATTAGAAACGGATCCGAATATACAGCATTACAAGCAAGGCAGCATATGGAATTGAAAATGAAATCTTCTCGCGGAATGATTTCTACAATTCCTAATTTCATCAAGCATATAGCAACCAAATCATCAATGACAGGAATTCCCTATCTTATTAAATTCAAAGATGGCAAAACTATTGAATCGTCGGTATGGTTAACTGATCAATGGGAGATTCTAAAGAAATCTAAATTGAATAATCAGTAA
- a CDS encoding GDYXXLXY domain-containing protein, whose amino-acid sequence MKLNNFKSVFILGNLSLLLIYLNYSVMNKEELLAKGELIKFELAPVDPRSLIQGDYMELRYAITNEMNIDDIPKRGFIVVTLDSNGIGQRVRLQDDIQPLNDGEYVIRYSKGFSRSNLSIGAESYFFEEGSASQFEKAKYGGLMVDRVGNSLLVGMYDAEGNKL is encoded by the coding sequence ATGAAGCTCAATAATTTTAAATCAGTTTTTATTTTGGGTAATTTATCACTTCTGTTGATTTACCTGAATTATTCAGTTATGAATAAAGAAGAGTTACTTGCCAAAGGAGAGTTGATTAAGTTCGAACTTGCACCAGTTGATCCAAGATCCTTGATTCAAGGCGACTATATGGAGCTTAGATATGCGATTACAAATGAGATGAATATCGATGATATTCCTAAACGAGGCTTTATTGTTGTGACTTTAGATTCCAATGGTATTGGACAACGTGTTCGTCTTCAGGATGATATTCAACCATTGAATGATGGAGAATATGTGATCCGATATTCAAAAGGATTCAGTCGTTCCAATCTTTCTATCGGAGCTGAATCTTATTTTTTTGAAGAAGGATCTGCGTCTCAATTTGAGAAAGCAAAATATGGTGGATTGATGGTTGATCGTGTTGGCAACAGCTTACTTGTAGGTATGTATGATGCAGAAGGCAATAAACTATAA
- a CDS encoding DUF4401 domain-containing protein, which yields MNDKLKNLILKTKQAEGSKFVYDEEKIISESELQSKNSISIAMLGFTMFGALLSSLAFFGFLMLFEFNSSYYTLLILGLILIAGSIYMSTIVHELVYESFIISAYLSGIILVGYSLFGLDLNDNLVSIAMLAIAIVTIIFSPSYMVLLLAVLSIHTSLISLINWNLQDYYGEINYIYTILLAWFITFLLMKESFIIARYNKLSKIYDPVRLGSIAVFLVIFFLNTLSFSNFDFEKNSILQALTSIMIIGCILVFIFYRLSRVLGLNDNERILALVLTFVLLIPTLFYPAISGSFLIIFLCFYVNYNSGLVAGLVGLVYFLFQYYYNLSFTLIEKSGILLVSGLLCLGIYSVIIKRFPKDFKNEAQ from the coding sequence ATGAATGATAAGTTGAAAAATTTAATCTTAAAAACGAAGCAAGCTGAAGGATCAAAATTTGTTTATGATGAAGAAAAAATAATTTCTGAATCAGAATTACAATCTAAAAATTCCATATCGATTGCTATGCTCGGCTTTACTATGTTTGGAGCGCTCCTTTCTAGTTTAGCTTTTTTCGGTTTTCTGATGCTTTTTGAATTCAATAGTTCGTATTATACTTTGTTAATTTTGGGCTTGATACTGATTGCTGGTTCCATTTATATGAGCACGATAGTACATGAATTGGTATATGAATCGTTTATAATATCTGCTTATCTTTCTGGGATTATACTTGTTGGATATAGTCTTTTTGGGTTGGATTTAAATGATAATCTTGTATCAATCGCTATGTTAGCAATTGCCATAGTGACAATTATTTTTTCTCCCAGTTATATGGTCTTGTTACTGGCTGTGTTGTCCATTCATACAAGCTTGATTTCTCTAATCAATTGGAATCTTCAAGATTATTATGGAGAGATCAATTATATTTATACAATTCTACTGGCTTGGTTCATAACATTTTTACTTATGAAAGAATCTTTTATAATAGCAAGATATAATAAATTGAGCAAAATCTATGATCCAGTTAGATTGGGTTCTATTGCAGTTTTTCTTGTAATTTTCTTTTTGAATACATTGTCATTCTCTAATTTTGATTTTGAGAAGAATTCAATTCTTCAAGCGCTAACATCCATTATGATAATTGGATGTATATTGGTTTTTATCTTTTATCGATTGAGTAGGGTTCTCGGTTTAAATGATAACGAACGAATTTTAGCTTTGGTTTTAACATTTGTTTTGTTAATTCCAACTCTGTTCTATCCAGCTATATCTGGATCTTTTTTGATTATATTTTTGTGCTTTTATGTAAATTATAATTCGGGATTGGTCGCAGGTTTGGTTGGACTTGTATATTTTCTTTTCCAATACTACTATAATCTTAGTTTTACATTGATAGAAAAATCAGGGATTCTTTTGGTTTCTGGGTTACTCTGTCTTGGAATTTATTCTGTTATTATTAAAAGATTCCCTAAGGATTTCAAGAATGAAGCTCAATAA
- a CDS encoding DUF2157 domain-containing protein produces the protein MSERNDIYLLRQYSNWSEQGIDQALKESVYRPFVSWAFFLRIFFLSIGVSFVALAIVFFFAYNWASLHKFIKIGIIESLLLLICGLIVFTKWNDVVKNILLTSISLLVGVLFGVFGQIYQTGADAYDFFIGWTICISIWVVISNFSALWLLYIGLINTSIYLFFEQTQNGISDNLIFLFIFLFNLIVLSFSISYNEYKKNLIIPNWFIYVVGSVALCFSTLGMVFGMFTPGKYFTLLALVTFLSYLGGMIYGVLKNQRFFIAAIAYSFIIISSAFFIKQSDDALMFLFVTVYIVFTVWIVTHLILFGNRISKS, from the coding sequence ATGAGCGAAAGAAATGATATTTATTTACTAAGGCAATATAGCAATTGGTCTGAACAAGGAATAGACCAGGCACTCAAGGAATCAGTCTATAGACCTTTTGTTTCTTGGGCATTTTTCTTAAGAATATTTTTCCTAAGTATCGGAGTAAGTTTTGTTGCCCTAGCTATAGTTTTCTTCTTTGCATATAATTGGGCTTCCTTACATAAATTTATAAAAATCGGAATCATTGAATCTCTCTTATTGTTGATCTGCGGTCTGATTGTATTCACCAAATGGAATGATGTTGTCAAAAATATCTTATTAACCTCTATCAGCTTGCTTGTTGGAGTTTTGTTCGGAGTGTTCGGACAGATCTATCAGACTGGCGCTGATGCTTACGATTTTTTTATCGGCTGGACAATTTGTATTTCCATTTGGGTGGTAATCTCCAATTTTTCTGCCTTATGGTTGCTATATATTGGGCTTATCAATACATCTATTTATTTATTTTTTGAACAAACGCAAAATGGCATAAGTGACAATCTAATCTTCCTTTTTATTTTCCTATTCAATCTGATCGTATTGTCATTTAGCATTAGCTATAATGAATATAAGAAGAATCTGATTATTCCTAATTGGTTCATTTATGTAGTTGGATCGGTGGCACTTTGTTTTTCTACATTGGGAATGGTTTTTGGAATGTTCACTCCGGGGAAATACTTTACTTTACTAGCTCTTGTGACATTCTTATCTTACTTAGGAGGAATGATATATGGTGTTTTGAAGAATCAAAGATTTTTCATCGCAGCCATTGCGTACAGTTTTATTATAATTAGTTCTGCATTTTTTATAAAGCAAAGTGATGATGCATTAATGTTTCTTTTCGTGACAGTTTATATCGTATTTACTGTTTGGATTGTCACTCACCTTATCTTGTTTGGGAATAGGATCAGTAAATCATGA
- the metH gene encoding methionine synthase — protein MKFPKYTTESSKLLLSLLEKEILILDGAMGTMIQKYPLTEEDFRGERFKDHKFPLKGNNDLLSITRPDIISDIQLKFLEAGVNILETNTFSANKISQADYKLEELVVELNKASVECALDAKRRFHEKDPTRPIFIAGAIGPTNRTASMSPDVNNPAYRATSFDELVSIYSEQTRALIEAGVDILLPETTFDTLNLKAAIFAIENVFDEMKVRLPVSISVTITDASGRTLSGQTAEAFYNSIRHARPLSVGINCALGAEEMKPYIAEISRIAECYVSCYPNAGLPNAFGGYDQTPEEFGKWLGVFAKEGYLNIAGGCCGTTPEHVGAGAIEVRKHSPRKLKTIVPQCRLSGLEPLNITPSIGFLMVGERTNVTGSPKFKKLILEDKFDEAVSVAAQQVEAGANIIDINFDEAMLDGEASMTHYLNLIAAEPDITKVPFMIDSSKWSVIEAGLKCIQGKPIVNSISLKEGEAKFIEHAIKVQRYGAAVIVMAFDENGQAATKDEKIRICKRAYDLLVENANFDPQDIIFDPNILTVGTGIEEHNNYAVDFIEATREIKKLCPGAKVSGGLSNISFSFRGNNPVREAMHSAFLYHAIQAGMDMAIVNAGMLEVYEEIDPELKELVEDVLLNRRPDATERMIDRAESFKGDGAKIEKKTDEWRNGTVEQRLTHSLVKGIDEFVEIDTEEARAKLDKPLDVIEGPLMDGMRVVGDLFGAGKMFLPQVVKSARVMKKAVAYLLPFMEEEKKKNKDNSKQQKFLIATVKGDVHDIGKNIVGVVLACNNYEVIDLGVMVATDKILDEARKHNADIIGLSGLITPSLDEMVGVAEEMEKQGFKVPLLIGGATTSPAHTAVKVSPAYSSPVVHVLDASRVVNVVNSLLNPKTKDAYLEELQKEQNRIRENYYNRQNERNLVSLESARANRTPIDWSTYTPYKPSFIGTKVYDNFSLSEIAEFIDWSPFFHTWELKGRYPMILEDPNMGEQARILFADAQKMLKEVIDTKAFRARAVVGFFPANAVGEDVEVYTDESRKEVKTIFHMLRQEMDKPDGQPNYSLVDFIAPKDSGKTDYIGGFAVTTGHGVDEYALGFADKNDDYNSILAKAIGDRLAEAFAELMHKKIREEWGYGKDENLSSDDLIREKYQGIRPAAGYPASPDHTEKFTLFSLMDVTETTGISLTENCAMWPASSVSGLYFSHPESRYFAVGKISKDQVEDYAVRKKMTTDEVEKWLEPYLEYDRRKAAAVV, from the coding sequence ATGAAATTTCCAAAATATACAACGGAATCCTCGAAATTATTACTGAGTTTATTAGAAAAAGAGATACTTATCTTAGATGGTGCAATGGGCACTATGATCCAGAAATATCCACTGACAGAAGAGGACTTTCGGGGTGAGCGTTTTAAAGATCATAAATTCCCGCTCAAAGGCAACAATGATCTTCTCTCAATAACTAGACCTGATATAATTTCTGATATACAGCTAAAATTTCTGGAAGCTGGAGTGAATATTTTGGAGACGAATACTTTCTCAGCAAATAAAATCTCACAGGCTGATTATAAATTAGAAGAGTTGGTTGTAGAACTAAACAAAGCATCCGTAGAATGTGCGTTAGATGCCAAAAGAAGATTTCATGAGAAGGATCCAACAAGACCTATTTTTATAGCAGGAGCGATTGGCCCGACCAATAGAACAGCTTCCATGTCTCCTGATGTGAACAACCCAGCTTACAGGGCAACGAGCTTTGATGAATTGGTATCCATTTATTCTGAACAAACTCGTGCCCTTATTGAAGCAGGTGTAGACATTCTGCTTCCTGAGACTACTTTTGATACTCTGAATTTGAAAGCGGCAATATTTGCTATTGAGAATGTTTTTGATGAAATGAAAGTTCGTCTTCCTGTATCAATATCAGTAACAATTACGGATGCGTCTGGACGAACTCTTTCAGGTCAAACTGCCGAAGCATTCTACAACTCGATACGTCATGCAAGACCTCTTAGCGTTGGCATCAATTGTGCATTAGGTGCTGAAGAGATGAAGCCTTATATAGCGGAAATTTCTAGAATTGCTGAATGTTATGTTTCTTGTTATCCGAATGCAGGACTACCGAATGCATTCGGTGGATATGACCAGACTCCCGAAGAATTCGGTAAATGGCTTGGAGTTTTTGCAAAAGAAGGATATCTGAATATTGCTGGCGGATGTTGCGGAACAACACCAGAACACGTCGGTGCTGGTGCAATTGAAGTGAGAAAACATTCACCAAGGAAACTGAAGACTATCGTTCCGCAATGTAGACTTTCTGGCTTGGAACCTCTGAATATTACACCGTCAATCGGATTCTTAATGGTTGGTGAGCGTACAAATGTTACGGGATCTCCAAAATTTAAGAAGCTGATTCTAGAAGATAAATTCGATGAGGCAGTATCTGTTGCAGCTCAGCAAGTAGAAGCTGGTGCAAATATTATAGATATAAATTTTGATGAAGCGATGTTAGATGGTGAAGCATCCATGACTCATTATCTGAATTTGATTGCGGCAGAACCAGATATAACAAAAGTCCCCTTTATGATTGATTCATCAAAGTGGTCGGTCATTGAAGCTGGACTAAAATGTATCCAAGGTAAACCCATCGTCAATTCGATTTCTCTCAAAGAAGGAGAAGCAAAATTCATAGAGCACGCAATCAAAGTCCAAAGATACGGTGCGGCAGTAATTGTAATGGCTTTTGATGAGAACGGGCAAGCCGCAACGAAAGACGAAAAAATTAGGATTTGTAAAAGAGCTTACGATCTACTTGTAGAGAATGCCAATTTTGATCCTCAAGATATTATTTTTGATCCAAACATTCTAACAGTTGGAACAGGGATCGAAGAGCATAATAATTATGCTGTAGATTTTATTGAAGCTACACGTGAGATCAAGAAGCTTTGCCCTGGTGCTAAAGTCAGTGGTGGATTATCGAACATTTCGTTCTCTTTTCGAGGTAACAATCCCGTTCGTGAAGCTATGCATTCTGCATTTTTGTACCATGCGATCCAAGCTGGAATGGATATGGCGATTGTGAATGCTGGTATGCTCGAAGTCTATGAAGAGATTGATCCAGAATTAAAAGAACTAGTGGAAGATGTTCTTTTGAACCGTCGCCCCGATGCTACTGAACGTATGATTGATCGAGCTGAGTCCTTCAAAGGGGATGGAGCTAAGATTGAGAAGAAAACAGACGAATGGAGAAATGGCACCGTTGAACAGAGGTTAACTCATTCGCTTGTTAAGGGGATTGATGAATTTGTAGAAATTGATACAGAAGAAGCCAGAGCTAAGCTCGATAAGCCATTGGATGTGATCGAAGGCCCACTTATGGATGGAATGAGAGTAGTTGGTGATCTTTTTGGTGCAGGCAAAATGTTCCTTCCTCAAGTAGTAAAGTCTGCACGCGTTATGAAGAAGGCGGTAGCATACTTACTTCCTTTTATGGAAGAAGAGAAGAAGAAAAACAAAGACAATTCTAAACAACAGAAATTTCTTATTGCGACAGTTAAAGGTGATGTTCATGACATTGGTAAGAACATTGTTGGTGTAGTTCTCGCATGCAATAATTATGAAGTGATTGATCTAGGCGTTATGGTGGCTACTGATAAAATCTTGGATGAAGCAAGAAAGCATAATGCGGATATTATAGGATTATCGGGTTTGATTACACCTTCCTTAGATGAGATGGTTGGCGTAGCCGAAGAAATGGAGAAGCAAGGATTCAAAGTTCCTTTGTTGATCGGTGGAGCAACTACGAGTCCAGCGCATACGGCCGTTAAAGTATCTCCAGCTTATTCAAGTCCTGTGGTTCATGTTCTAGATGCCTCTCGAGTTGTGAATGTCGTCAACTCTTTGTTGAATCCGAAAACGAAAGATGCGTATCTCGAAGAACTACAGAAAGAACAGAATCGTATAAGAGAAAATTACTACAATCGTCAAAACGAACGAAATCTTGTCTCTCTTGAGTCAGCTCGTGCAAATCGTACGCCAATAGACTGGTCAACATACACTCCATATAAACCATCATTCATTGGAACAAAAGTCTATGATAACTTCTCATTGAGTGAGATTGCTGAATTTATCGACTGGTCACCGTTCTTTCATACTTGGGAGCTCAAAGGAAGATACCCGATGATTTTGGAAGATCCAAATATGGGTGAGCAGGCTCGCATACTTTTTGCTGATGCTCAGAAAATGTTAAAAGAAGTTATTGATACAAAGGCATTTCGTGCAAGAGCTGTTGTTGGATTTTTTCCAGCAAATGCAGTTGGTGAGGATGTTGAAGTGTATACGGATGAGTCCAGAAAAGAAGTAAAAACTATTTTTCATATGTTAAGACAAGAAATGGATAAACCAGACGGGCAGCCTAACTATTCTTTGGTGGATTTTATCGCACCAAAAGATTCTGGTAAGACCGATTATATTGGAGGCTTTGCTGTAACCACAGGTCATGGTGTGGATGAATATGCGTTAGGCTTTGCCGACAAAAACGATGACTACAATTCTATTCTAGCCAAAGCAATTGGAGATAGACTAGCTGAGGCATTTGCAGAACTCATGCATAAAAAGATTCGAGAAGAGTGGGGCTATGGTAAGGATGAAAATCTGAGTTCGGATGATTTGATTCGAGAAAAATACCAAGGTATTCGACCAGCTGCTGGTTATCCAGCTTCTCCTGATCATACTGAGAAATTTACTCTATTCTCACTTATGGATGTAACCGAGACTACAGGTATTAGCCTAACGGAAAATTGTGCAATGTGGCCTGCGAGTTCGGTGAGTGGGTTGTATTTCTCTCATCCTGAGTCCAGGTATTTTGCAGTTGGTAAAATATCTAAGGATCAAGTGGAAGATTATGCTGTTCGCAAGAAAATGACAACGGACGAAGTGGAAAAATGGCTAGAGCCTTATCTAGAATATGATAGAAGAAAAGCGGCTGCTGTAGTCTGA
- a CDS encoding indolepyruvate ferredoxin oxidoreductase subunit alpha produces MTYVVTELCVDCKYTSCAAVCPVEAFHEADDILYINPDTCIDCNACMYECPIEAIFPDYEVPEKFKSWTQKNADEAAKFPVILNSKAALKGPKCVDPSK; encoded by the coding sequence ATGACTTACGTAGTAACAGAGTTATGTGTTGATTGTAAATATACAAGTTGTGCGGCAGTATGTCCGGTAGAAGCTTTTCATGAAGCTGATGATATTTTATATATAAATCCCGATACTTGCATAGATTGCAATGCTTGCATGTACGAATGCCCGATTGAGGCGATTTTTCCAGATTATGAAGTTCCAGAGAAATTCAAATCTTGGACACAGAAAAACGCTGATGAAGCAGCCAAATTTCCCGTGATTTTGAATTCTAAGGCTGCGTTAAAGGGTCCGAAATGCGTGGATCCAAGCAAATAA